TAGTGTTCtctttaagttgttttcttttgggGTCCAAGTGTTGCAAGGCTTCTGATTTTCTCAAGAACAGATTATGATAATACAAGATTCAGAAAGAACAGGGAGAGTGAAGTATACAACAAAAAGCAAACACTCTATCTATAATGTACCAAATATTGTTTCTAGTACATATTAACACACCAAACTCAAAAGATACACAAGCTTAAAGAGTGTCATAACTACACAGCAATGATCCTATAACGAGAAACAGCACCTTCATGAGCATAGATATTTACAACCCAAGCTCAATTCACACACAACCACAAAGAGCATGGCTGGTTCTTCACATTATGAAATAGACTGCTCACATTTTACAAACCCCGATGACCTTACAGACGATGAAAAGGAACATATAcagatatagatatagatatataCTTCTGAGATCGAGAAGGACTGGCATAAGTACCAGTCACTCTTACTCGCCTTCTAATCAAATCCTTGCACACTTGAGCAAAATGATGGAAGTTGCAAACCTACATTCTGTCGATAGGCTCCATATGGCCCTGCACGGCTAAGCGCTCTGACACATCAGCTAGTGATTTGAGGTTACACCGGATGAGGGCCTCGACAAAGTAGCATGTTTCATCCTTAGTATTCCCATCTGGTATATCCACCACGAATGACTCGACTACCATTGTTCCAGGCCTTCCGTCAATGACCTCTGGGTGAACAGTGATAATTGATGAGTAGTTCTGCAAGTTATGTGAAGAAACAGTAAGACAGTTACCATTTATCTCTTTGTTTTTACTTCCCAGAATGTTAACAGAAAGTATAGGTCACTTGTTGATACTTCACGCTTCACGATAGATTCTATGAGGGAAAAGTTACTGAAACATTCCTTTGATGGCAAGAGAACCCGCAGCCGCTGCCCTTCGGATGGGCACAGGATAAACATTCAAATGCGGATTCAAAATTTAGTTCTAACAGGTTCAAGGTTCTAAGTTCTTTGAGAGTAAGGGTAGAAAGAATGATATTTATACTAATTTCCGAGGattttcacatatatatatatatatatggtccaGATGGAAACATGCGGGTTCAATTGAACCCATTCCTAAAAGTATAGATCCGTCACTGCATCTACACTTCTTCAATACGAAGCAAAGAAAAGTAGAGAACAAATTTGCTAAATACAGACGGCACGTTACCTATCTGCAATACTCTGTCTTCCTAATAAAAGGAGAGTCATAGAACATTTCAACATGCTAGGTACTTCCACAGAACAGACAGTTTGTTAGAACAGACTACAATATACTACCATAGAGTACCTATTCCTCTCAACTAGAGAATGGTAACAAGCAGCGCCTACGTGATATTTGAACACAAAAGGCCTGAGAACGCACTCCGTGTTAGTTAAGAGGACCGCCAAAAATCAGCCACAAAGTTCTCAGCTTTTCTGCATTGAACCTTGACATATAACACGCTGGACACATGTATTGTCACAGCTTTTGTTCAAGTACAAGAAATGATCacgatttttatatttaaagaCACGGAAATTATTTTACGGTCGGAGGCGGTTTTGAACCTTTTAACAGAGACAAGTTCAAAAAACTCTCAAGCTTAAGAAAGTACTGGGGCGGATTAGATTAAAAACAGCAAAAATTTAAGAACATTACAAATTTTCACACAGAAATCCAAAGAATGAACCACTCACCTCTGAAAACCAGGAAAGCAAGAAAGAACAAATAGTTAAACTTATTGCAGTAACATGCAGATAAAAGATGGCCGGAGCAACATGATTTTCACTATTGAAGATACATCCGACTTTGTATTCCTTCtttaatgaaaacaaaactTCAATTAGAAGCTCTAAACATGTCATCTCGACAAAATTGCCAACACATATACTTTTATCTTTTGGATAATGTTGCCCACACATATAAATAAGCATCTAACATGCCTATTCCATACATATCAAATGAGAAGATAAAAGATTCATACCCTAAGCCTGTGATCTCCACCCACAATCTTTACACCAAAGATGTGCTTGTCATCATCTAGAAGCTCTAACCTCTCCTTGCTTGTGGTAGCTGGGAGTCCGGACTTAACATTCACTTCTCTAACACTTCCGATTTCAAGGTCCCCTTGCACGATGCACCTGCTAACAAATGGTTTGTACCTTTGTGGTTGATCAAACCTCCTCACTAATGACCAAACCTATCAAATATACCAAAACCCAGTAAGTGCCCAGTGAAAACCATAGAAACCCAAAACAGTCAACTATTCTTCAATCTTTTCCAATGATCAATTTGACAAGCCTGAACAGTTCAATTAAGAACATCAATGAAATTAGGCAATAAAATGATCAAAAGTCTTGAATTCTTTCAAACTCACTGTTTTTTTTCTACCTCAAAAACAGCTTAAAATACATTATGTCCAAAGAAAAAATGAGCTCTCTTTTCAGCAAccaaacccccccccccccctaaaTCCACAATTATTTGTGGAAAGTGAAATTCATAATCTATGTTACCGGAAAACACTATTAAGGATTATTTTTTCAACCCTCCCTAGGAATTCCCACCCTTTTTGTTCCCTCGGTGACTCGAACCCACAACATCAAAGTTGGAGGTAGAGGGTGCTTACCATCCGAGTAACCCTTTGTTTCAATATATTAATCCCATCAATCAAGTTCCTTTTTTTCTCTGTCTACAATGTACAAGGTAAATCCTAACTGAAAAATACAATTGAAAACAACAccaagttggaaaaaaaaaaggatcaaATTTCAAATACTACAACTCTCAATCAACTTAAAACTAGATGGAGTCATCACTATAAATCATTCAAGATTCCCCTTCTCCTTTATTCTAATACTCAATTATAAAAagcaggaaaaaaaaaacatcagtCGGATTCTCAATAAAAGGTCAATCACATACAGATCTGATCAAGAAAAGCTAAACTATGCATAAAAATCCAATCTTTTTTTCAAGAAACTGAATTGGGGCTACTTACAAAATGAACAAGAGCTCTGATATGCTTTACAAATGATAAATTGCACGAATTGTCCTAAAATAAACACAAAAATCCGATTTTTTTCAAGAAAGTGAATTGGGATTACTTACAAGATGAAAAGGAGCTTGATATGCTTTACAAATGAGAAATTGCATTAATTGTcttaaaatatacataaaaatccaatcttttttttcaataaattgACTTGGGGCTACTTACAAGATGAATATGAGCTCTGATATGCTTTACAGATGAGAAATTGCACTAATTGTcctaaaataaacataaaaatccAATCTTTTTTCAAGAAACTGAATTGGGGCTACTTACAAGATGAACAAGATCTCTGATATGATTTACAAATGAGGAATTGCAATAAAATAAACACAAAAATCCAATCTTTTTTTTCTCAATAAACAATTGGGGCTACTTACAAGATGAACAGGAGCTTTAATATGCTTTACAAGTGATGAACTACACTGATTATCTCTAACATCATGTCTATGATGTCTCCTAATACACTCATCTTCACTACTAATCTTTCTCTCAACGTTCATTATGCTGACCATCGCCGGAGTAAAAACAACGGCACTGACAACCTCTCAACGGCGaataaaactggaaaaaagGGTGGAAAAAGTGGAAAATGGAGGAAAAAATTCAGAAAAGGCCAAAAGACACCGCTATTAGAACCTCGAAATGAGTTTTCAATGGTCCAAATTtgatgagttttttttattattttatttttatcatccACATCTATAAtccactattattattattttttaattaaagaataaGATAATTTTTGCAAGTGGGCCTTTTTAGTGGTGGGGTAAGTATTTGTTttctaaatttaattaatatttagatCTAAAATGGGAAAACTAATTTTTACAAAAGTAGAAATTGATAATGTTATTAGAATAATATATTTGACGTTGTAAGATAattggataaaaaaaaattataatattgtgCCCCCATCACTCATCAGCTTGAAAATATCTTGACTACTCCTTTattataatttgtttatttaattttgacttGACCGCAGAGTTTAAGTAAAtagattttgaaattttatgattttaaattaaagatatttataatttatcaaaatctattttaattttataattttaaatatatcatataaaaaaatagaatttaacAACAGTCAAAAAAGACAGCTAAAAAATATATGACAAATAAGTTAAAATGGAATATTTTGTTGGATAGTTTTGTTCAAAATCAAATTATCCTGATTATAATTAAGATTGTCTACCAcgtaatttcatgtttttgatATAAAATCTATTCTAATTTAAATAGTAATTTAATACCTTCAACCAAATATACGATAGATATAATCCTAAATTTGTATTCAAATAATCTGATTCATTCCTCCAACCAAGACATGAGTACCTAATGTAAGTCTCGAGTATGGACGTAAGTCCTAtgaatctttaaatttttaatttataatatgatatgataatataataacataaaattataaaaatacatcaaTAGTTTGTAATAATTACAAATATGATTAAGGAAACTCGTAGAAAATAAAACTTATAACATAACTATACAAGTGTAAATAATCTAATATCTTAACTttctaataataaaagaatcattatttctcaaattattttttatcatactaTACAATTTATCCTCCTAAAAGgaaataatcaataaaacttaCAAGTATTACAATAAAATCATCACTCCATCGTGAATAACAATAAAATCACGTTCAAATAGCTaaagaaaatatgataattttgagaCATATGACAAAATCATGAAGACCAATGCTAAGTGAAAAAGTAAAATAACACTGcgtattttaaaaagaaatattgcGTAATATTTAATCCTTCATAGTGTTACCAAATAGTAAAGATGTGATACTACAACTTGTTAGTTGAGTTACTCCAATCTTCTTATCTCTacctattaaaaatattaagtatCATTCATTTATTCAAGAATCACGAGGGTCAACAGTGTTAACTAagaattttaatacataatttgtGTAAGATTTGTTAGGCAAGCCCCGGACATTGGGCGTGCTTAAGGAACTTAAGTCTTGAGGCGTTTCCCCACCTCAGGGCGAGTCCCGAGGCGAGTTCCAATAGAGTCTTTTAAAATtctgtttaaaaataaaaattagataattaaaaagaaattaatgccttcatttcatttaatgtgAAATGTTTAATTGGATGTACGTCTAGTGTAAAACGAAAGGAATAAAGATTCTTGCAATTTATAATTTCAAACATATATGATATTTGTATGATTCCGTTATAATGTCAATACAAATAAAACAAGgaattcaaaattaaatgaTTTTAGGTATAAAAACATGtctcataaataaaaaagatgCATTATCAAGCAT
The genomic region above belongs to Solanum dulcamara chromosome 5, daSolDulc1.2, whole genome shotgun sequence and contains:
- the LOC129890153 gene encoding abscisic acid receptor PYL3-like — translated: MVSIMNVERKISSEDECIRRHHRHDVRDNQCSSSLVKHIKAPVHLVWSLVRRFDQPQRYKPFVSRCIVQGDLEIGSVREVNVKSGLPATTSKERLELLDDDKHIFGVKIVGGDHRLRNYSSIITVHPEVIDGRPGTMVVESFVVDIPDGNTKDETCYFVEALIRCNLKSLADVSERLAVQGHMEPIDRM